In Acidisarcina polymorpha, the DNA window GGTTGCGCCACGAACCATGGCTCCTTTGAAGCCAAGTTGTCTGATGCAACGCTCAAGCTCGTCTGCGGACGCTTCCGGTGAGTTGAGAGGGAGGTGAGCAAGTCCTGCGTACCTGTCTGGATGCGTGGCAACGATAGATGCTAGACGATCGTTCACCTGTTTAGCCCATGTGACACCGGCTTCACCGTGAATGAGATCGGCCCCCGGCCCATCCCACGATAGAACCTGAACCGTAATTCCAAATTGGTCCATTGTTGCGATGCGTTTGTCACCGACTTCCAACAGTTCCTCGAGGAAGCTAAGAACTCCATAGGGTTGATCACGTGACCAGTAACCCCTCTCTTTAGCGGTCCCCGGATCGATCTCGTGCACGCATTCAGAGATCGTGAAGTGCTCTTCGAGTGTGACCAGACGCATGGGTTTATACTCCGACATCGCATAAGACTTCTTACTTTGTGGGATGCCAGGGTGCAGCGAAGCATTCGTCAGGAAGTCGGCGCGCTGGTGCAAATCTGTTTTGCGCTTTCCTCTGCAATGATCCGCAAAACCTTGAAGGTACCTTGTGCCGTACGCGCCGCCGTCCTAGTATTCACGCTTCGAGGATGAGCGTAGGTGAAGGCGGTACTTACAGGTATGCTGAAAATAAAGCTAGATCCAATTTCTTCTGCTAAGACTTCTATGGGAAACCTCGGCGCCAATTTGCTGCCGCCGTAGGGACCATGATCGAGCGTAGGGAAAACGGTTGTGCTCGACCCGACGAAGATGATGCTCCATCGCCAGCTAAATGCTTGGCGGCCTTTTGGATAGGTAAAGAAAGCACATCTTTCTTGGTGTCAAAGCCATCCTGCACGATGGTGCCGCTACAGTATCCGAAATAACTTCGCTTGCTCGAGACAAGACGGGTGATGATTGCGGATGAATTGAATGTGGGGACCACAGCCGCTAAGGTGGATACGAGAACCTGACTCTATTCATCCGCGAATAGGGGAGTATCTTTGGAATGTCCCCCTCGATGGGATTTGGTCACCCAAGATAGACTGCTTTTAGTGATCTTTTTGCGGAAGAAAAACTATTCGTAAAAAGTGCTCGACCGGCAGGTCCTCGCGGTCGCCACGACTATCAAACATCTTCGCGGAAGAATCGTAGGAGTTCATCAGTGAGACGCCCTGGTTGCTCCTCGGGCACGTAATGGCCGCAGCCCTCGATCATAACGGCTCGCATATTCTTTGCCAACGGGCGAATCTCGCCTTCCAGATCCGCACCGAAGCTTGCAGTACCGCCCACGGTGAGTACCGGCATCGAGAGTTTCGTGCTGGCGTATTCGCGATTGTGCTCGGCGTCCATTCTGTGAGCTCGGAAATAGGCGATGCCTGCGCGCAGTGCTCCGGGTGCCGCAAGCCGATCCGCATAGCCATCCAGCACGTCATCTTCAAGAGCGGCTGTGTTGTAGGCCTGCTGTCGCATGAAGTGTCGGACAAACATCTTCTCGCGGCCGGTAATCAGGGCTTCAGCCAGGCCATTTGGCGCTTCAAACAGCGGGAGGTGGTACATGCGGGGATACTTATCGGCGTCATACAGTTTCTCGAGGCCCAAGCCGGGAAGCGCTGCTTCTATCAACACCAGTCGCCTTACCTCGGCGGGATACACCGAAGCGTAGGCGTAACCGACCATCATGCCGACATCGTGACTGACGAGGTTGATCGGACCCAGCCCGAGTTGTCGAACGAGCTGGTAAACATCTTCGGCGACTGTGCGCTTGTCGTAGCCGGTGTCCGGTCGGTCGGAGTCCCCAAAGCCGCGGAGGTCGGGCGCTAGGACGGTGTAATGCGCCGCCAATGCGGGCATGACCTTGCGCCAGGCACGCGAGGTCTCTGGAAAGCCGTGCAGGAGAACGACGGGCTCGCCTGATCCGGCGATGCGATAGTAGATCCGAATGCCGTTTACCTCGGCTCTGCCGAAGGTGGCGTTAGAAGGATCCGAGTCGACATTTGCCATAAGGATTTCCTCGGCCGCCAGTACATGGGGCTCGTTTGTTGTTGTTGAATTAGTCACACAGGCCGAGCCGCGTGATCAGAGTTTTACCATCAATCTAGCCCATCTTTACGCAATCAGCTATTACCCCCAGCCAAACCCCAACCATGGCTGGCGTTCAATCACCGTCAAACTGAACGGCAAAGACATGCGGAAGTATCACATTCGCACCAGGGACGGCTATCGCCTGCAACAGATAAAGTCAGACGAGGAAGACGTGGCCCATACTCTCACATCAAACACCACCAATTAAGGAACTCGTTAGTCTTCTGTCAGCGCATTGCAAAATGGATTGACAGCGTTGTCATTTGACACTACCATGATTTCATGGCTGTCTTTTCGAAGCTGGTTATTTCACTAACCTCCCAAGAAGGGAGTCTCTTGGCTCCCTTCTTTTTTAAAATGATGGCGCGAATCGCGCAGTGTAAAAACTCAGATCTCACAGGTGCTCTCGGCGTTTGGGAATTGTCGACGTGTAATTGCCGAAAGATCATTCCCTTTTCTAGGGGCCCCGACAACGCCAGCGTCGTTCCTCCCTATAATGCAACTGAGCTGATCCACCGGAACCGTCACCACATGATCAGCACACGAAATCAGAGGCAGAAAAAGAACCGAGCTCCACCGCCATCTTCGGACGCAGGAGTGACGCTACTGGCGGCAATGCCTATTTCTCCAGAAGCTGAAAGGGCGAAGCTAAGGAATTGTTTTCTATTCGTAGTGACTTGGCCTAATCTCTATGCCGTCAGCTATTATCCCAATCTCGGCTGGCCAACGATCACGCTCAAATGCTCGGCCGCGACCTGCCGAAATAGGACATTCACACGCCCGACGGCTATCACCTCGAGCAGATAAGAGCAGTCAAGCAAAGACCTTGCCCAGGCGCTTGTCGATGAGGAATCCCGGGGGCGATATGAAGTCACAAAAAAAATGGAGATTGCGAGTTCGCGAACCCAGCAGCCGAGCTCAATTCGGTTAAGGCATCACTGTCAAGAGTATCCTCAGAAAGCATCATACTTACGTTTCCGAACAGTATTACTTGCATGTTGACGATCCCCCAAAACAGTCCAGTTTTCGGGGATTTTGC includes these proteins:
- a CDS encoding alpha/beta fold hydrolase, translated to MANVDSDPSNATFGRAEVNGIRIYYRIAGSGEPVVLLHGFPETSRAWRKVMPALAAHYTVLAPDLRGFGDSDRPDTGYDKRTVAEDVYQLVRQLGLGPINLVSHDVGMMVGYAYASVYPAEVRRLVLIEAALPGLGLEKLYDADKYPRMYHLPLFEAPNGLAEALITGREKMFVRHFMRQQAYNTAALEDDVLDGYADRLAAPGALRAGIAYFRAHRMDAEHNREYASTKLSMPVLTVGGTASFGADLEGEIRPLAKNMRAVMIEGCGHYVPEEQPGRLTDELLRFFREDV